DNA from Terriglobus tenax:
ACCGCCCCACCCACCACAGACATCACCAGCATGGAGCCACCCAGCTTGGTGGCGCGTCCCAGGCCTTCAACGCCGGAGGCAAAGATGGTGGGGAACATGGGCGCGATACAGAAACTGCTAAGCACAAGGCCCACAGCGCCAATGCGGCCAGGGTGCAGAATCGCCAGCCCGATCGCGCAGCCGCTCAGCACCGCATAGCATGCCACCAGCGTCAGCGGCCTGACCCACTTCATCAGCGCGGTGGAAACAACGCGCCCAATGGCAAAGGCAACCAGGCACGCCGTTAGAAAATGTGCGGCTGTACGCTCCGGCAGAATGGTGTATTGCTTCAGATACGGGATTAACGCCGACCAGGTGGTGACCTGTCCGCCCACCGTAAAGAACTGTGCAATCACCGCGAACCACAGGTATTTGGCTGAGAGAACATCCCGGAAGCGCACCGCCTCTGTTGCCTCGCTCCGCGATGCGTCGCTTTCAAACGGAGTCCGCCAGATAAGGTAGGCCCATAGAAAAACCAGGCAGCCCAGCCCCACATACACGGGCACAACACGCATGATCTCTGTATGCAGATAGAGCGCGTAGGTGTTAGCCGCTTTCATCGCAGCCACCTGCTGCGCCGCCGGCTCAACCCCGGAGAAGATGAAGTACGTCCCCATCAGCACGCCGGTGATGGTCCCCAGCGGATTGAAGGCCTGCGAGAAATTCAGCCTTCGCTCCGCTGTCTCCGGCGTACCCGCCTGGGCAATGTAGGGATTCGATGCTGTCTCAAGAATGGCGGAGCCGCAACCGACAAAAAACAGCGCGCACAGAAAGAGAGAGTAGCGTCCCGCCAGCGCTGCAGGCCAGAAGCTGATCGTGCCGACGCCAAACAGGATAAGCCCCGCCAGCATACCGCCCTTGTACCCCTTGCGTTCCATCAGCAGAGCCGCTGGAATCGCCATGCAGAAGTACCCCATAAAGACAGAGGTCTGCACTAACTGCGCCTGGGTCGGCGTCAGCTCAAACGATTTGCGGAATTGTTGGACCAGGATGTCCGTCAGGTTATTGGACATCCCCCAGAGAAAGAACAGCACCGTCACCAGCAGGAAGGCGCGCTTCGGCCCCGGCGGGAAGATACTTCCCTTCCCCTGTCCACCATTCGCTGCCGGCGGAGTTATCTGCATGCCGCACTCCGGTCCAGGGTCGTGAGTCCGTAAAACGCAGAAGCTGAGCCGCCAAACAGCAAGGCCTGTTCATGCCCGCTCAGCTCTGAAGCAAACTGTCCGAGAAGTGTCCACCACCCGCTATAGGTTGATGCCAGCAGAACAACCGGCCAGTCGGAACCAGCCATGCACCGCTTTGGCTGAAAAGCATCCAACACGGTTTCGACATAAGGACGCAGCAAGTCTGCTGTCCAGTTTGTCCAGTCCGCTTCCGTCACCAGGCCAGAAATTTTGCAACAGACGTTCTCCCGTTTTGCCAGTTCGCGTATCTGCGAATTCCATGGCTCGAAAGCCCCATCGCGAAGATTGGGCTTGCCACAATGATCGAGCACGAAACGCTGACGAGGATGCCGGTCCACAAAGCGAATCGCTTCTTCCAGCTGATGCGCATAGACCAGCAGATCGTAAGTAAGTTCGCACGCGGTGATGTGCTGCATACCCCGATGAAACGCCTGCTGGTCGAGAAAACCCGCAGGCTCCGCCTGCACAATATGCCGCAGACCCACGAGCTTGCGACTGGCGAGAAGCGGCTCCATCTGCATGGCAAAGTCTTCGCCGGCTATCGGCGCCCATCCCACCACGCCCGCAATACGATCTGTCTGCTCTGCAAGCCCCAGCAACCAGCGTGTTTCTTCAAGCGTTTGCCTGGCCTGTACGGTGACAGCCGCGGCCACGTGCGATGCTGACATAACATTCTCAAGCTGCGGTAACAGATAGTCCTTGCGCAGCAGGCTCATCGCGTCACTGATCCACGCATACTCTGCCGTGCTGTAGTGCCAGAGATGATGATGCGCATCGATCCGCATCACGCCGACTCCAGGACCAGGTTGGCGTATTGCGTCGTATCGGCCGTGCGAATCAGACCGATGGCATGAGGCACACGCCTCTTCAACTCCACATGTGGCTCGAAAACAAGATTGCCAAGACGCGTCTCGAAGCCCTGAAGGACATGCGCAGGATTATGTTCGCGAGCCTCGGCCGCCATCCATGCCTTGCCAATGACAAAGTTCGGCAGAAGTGCATCCAATACCTGCAGCACCGTGGGAATGTTATCGACCAGGGTAAGGTCGATGGTCTCAAGCAAAGGCCAGTAAGGAAAACCACGATCCGCGATCACCAGCGTGTTGGTGTGACGCACACGCGCCAGCAGCGAGTTGAGGGAGGGGTTCAGAATTCCGGCCCGAAGCATCGTGGTCACCTCTCGCCCACAAAGAATGGGCATCGCAATGTCGTGAAGTCTAGGGATCACAGCTTGTTTTTGTCAATGAAATTATGCTTTCATTCGTAATGCATGCGGAAGCGCAATACAGTCGCCCTGCATGGTGCTTCTCTGCTACAACCATTGCGCGGGAGAAAGAACGATCATGGATGAATTCCTTCTGAGCGGACGCACGGCCGTCGTCACCGGTGGCGCCAGCGGTATCGGCCTGGCGATTGCGCAACGCTTTGTCCAGGCCGGCGCGCGCGTGGTTGTCCTTGACTTGAATGGCGACGCGGTTGAACGCGTCGTCGCATCCCTGGGGCAAGGTGTTACAGGCTTCGCCTGCGATGTTGGAGACGCGGACAACGTTGCCGATGTCTTCCGGAAGATCGACGCCTTCGGCACAACCGAGGTGCTGGTCAACAGCGCAGGCATCGCGCATATCGGTACATTGAGCAGCACTTCGCCGGAGGACCTTGACCGGCTCTATCGTGTGAATGTGCGTGGAACGTACCTGGTGATGCAGGCCGCGGTAGAGCGGATGCGAGCGGCCGGTCGTGGCGTCATTCTGAACATGGCTTCCATTGCCGCAACCAGCGGTCTGCCTGATCGTTTTGCCTACTCCATGACGAAGGGCGCCGTGCTTTCCATGACACTCTCCGTAGCGCGCGACTTTCTTGCCGACAATATCCGCTGCAACTGCATCTCACCAGCCCGCGTTCATACACCGTTTGTCGATGGCTTTCTGGCAAAGAACTATCCAGGCCGCGAGACCGAGCAGATGGCGAAGCTTGCCGCGGCGCAGCCTATCGGACGCATGGGCAAACCGGAAGAGATTGCTTTGCTCGCACTCTATCTATGCAGTGATGCCGCCAGCTTCATCACCGGTGTCGATTACCCCATCGACGGCGGCTTCGTGAACCTTCGCTAACAGGAAAGCAGGGCGAGCAGTGGATTTAGGACTTCAAGGAAAAGTGATCGCTGTAACCGGCGGCGGCGCCGGCATCGGAGAAGGCATCACCCGCGCCTGCCTGGCAGAAGGAGCCCGTGTTGTCGTACTCAGCCGCGCTTCCGAAAACGTAACGCGCTGCATCGCGGAGTTGCAGGCAAAGTCGCTGCCGGTCGAGCTGATCGAAACACAACTGGCGGAGATGGACCAGTGCCTTGCCGCCGTGGAGAAGATTCAATCCACCTACGGACAACTGGATGGCCTGGTCAACAACGCCGGCGTCAATGATGGAGTGGGACTTGCCTCCGGCTCTCCGGAGCGCTTCATGGAGAGCCTTCGCCAGAACCTGCTGCACTATTACGCTCTGGCGCACTACATGCTCCCCCTGTTGAAACAGGCGCGCGGGTCCATCGTCAATATCTCATCGAAGGTCGCCCTGACCGGCCAGGGAAATACATCGGCCTACGCCGCCGCCAAGGGTGCACAACTGGCGCTCACACGCGAGTGGGCTGCCGAACTGCTTCCCTTTGGCGTGCGCGTCAACGCCGTGCTGCCGGCAGAGGTGATGACGCCACTCTACGGCCGCTGGCTCAAGACGTTGCCGAATCCTGAAGAAGAACTGCATCGCATTGAAAGCCGCATTCCGCTGGGACATCGCATGACGACGATTGAGGAGATTGGAGCGACGACGGCTTTTCTTCTCTCGCCCACGCAGTCCTCTCACACCACCGGGCAGCACATCGTGGTGGATGGCGGCTATACGCATCTCGATCGCTCCCTGACGTAAACACACCACGCAGCCCCTATGATTTCGATATGACGCGTACGCCGAAGAAGACGACGAAAGTGAGTTATGCGACGCCAGCCCTGGAGAAAGGTCTGGATGTTCTGGAACTGCTGGCGCATGAGCCCGCCGGGCTGACCAAGAGCGAGATCGCACGCAGGCTGGACCGCACTGTCTCCGAGATCTTCCGTATGTTGGTCTGCCTGGAAGAGCGAGGCTACATCTCACAGTTGCGGGGCGACCAGTATGCCCTCACGCTCAAGCTCTTCAAACTGGTGCAGGAGCACCCACCCACGGCGCGGCTGATCGCCGAAGCCACACCCGTCATGCAGCGCTTCTCGCAGGAAACACTGCAAAGCTGCCACATGGGTGTGATTGAAAATGGCCGAATTGTCATCCTTGCCCAGGTCAACGCTCCAACCAATGTCGGCTTCTACGTCAAGCTCGGCACCAGCATCGACATCATGGAAGCATCGTCGGGATACGTCATACTTGCGCACCTGGACAGCATCCGGCTGGAGACGACACTGGCCGAGTGGAAGCGGGTCACCGGTAAGGCTCTCCCGGCGGACCTGCATGCCCACCTGGCCCGCATCCGCCGTACAGGGTTTGAGGAGCGCAAGAGCTACCAGATCCGCGGCATCCTCAATATCACCTTCCCCATCTTTGATGATCGCGGCTCAGCCGTTGGAGCACTGACTGTTCCGTACGTTGAACCCGTCGCGACATCGGTCTCGCGCGCCGATGTGGTCGCTGCCGTTCAGCGGGCAGCCAAGGAGATTACCGCGGCCATCGGAGGCCGTTTTCCGGAGCAGGTCTGATCCTCCGCGTTAGCGGACATCCACATCCGTCTCCTGGCCATTGTCATTCACGGTTTGCATCCGTGGTCCCTGCGGGCCGCCCATCACTTCCACACGAATCTGCTTCCACCATGGCTGGAAGCTTCCCTCGCGTTTGCCCAGATGCACCTTTACCGTTCCGTCGCTTCGCTGCTCGCAGGTAAAGCTCATTCTCAGGTACGCACCACGCGTGTAGGCGAAGGTGCTTCCATCGTCCTGGTAGAGCGAACCTGCACAATGATCGCCGGGATACACACGCAACGTGAGCGCTCCCTTCGGCGTTTCGCTGGTGCTCTGCATCAGCGGAGCCAACGGGAGGATGGCTCCCTCATGTACGTACACCGGCAGTTCCTCCAGCTTCGGCGTTACCATCACCGGCTTCGCCTGTGCAGCCGTATCGCGAATCTCAAGATCGCGTGCGGCCACGGCAGTGCGGCGGTCCAGCTTCGCTCCGGTCCAGTAGTCATACCAGACACCCGGCGGCAGATGAACCTCGTACGGCGCTACCTCTTCCGGTGACGGCGACGGAGCAATCAGCAGATCGGGCCCGAACATATACTCGCCTCCGCCAGCATCCAGGTCCAGCGGATGTCCATCGACCGTTGCATGCGGAAACTCCAGAAACAGCGGACGCATGATCGGCACGCCCGTACGCGATGTCTCCTCTGCCGCGGTGTACAGGTATGGCATCAGCTTGTAGCGCTCTTCAATAAAGCGGCGGCGAATCGCCTCATGCTGCGGGCCATCGACCCATGGCTCATGATCGCGCGTTCCCTTGGCTGCATGGTCGCGATCAATCGGTTGAAAGGCCGCAAGCTGCAGCCACCGCGTCAACAGGTCGGGCGAGGGCGAACCGGCGAATCCTCCCACATCGGCTCCGCTCATGGAGAAACCGCTCAGTCCAAGGTTCAGGAGTTGCGGCACCGTCTGCCGCATATGGTTCCATGTTGAACTGTTGTCGCCGGTCCATGTCGCGGCATACCGTTGTCCACCAGCATAGCTGGCGCGCGTCAGTACAAACGGCCGCTGATCGGGCATCAGCTTCAGCAACCCTTCATAGGTTGCACGCGAGTTCTCCATGCCAAAAACATTGTGGATCTCAAGATGTGTCGCCGTGCGCCGGGCAAACCCGGGCTCGTCAATGCGGTGCTGTACATCATCCGGCATAGTCTTCGTGGGATAGGTAAAGACCGCCGGCTCGTTCATGTCATTCCAGAAGCCGGCAACCTTCTGCGTGGCGAAGTCCTTGTACAAAGTGCCCCACCAGGCGCGTGTCGACTCCTGCGTGAAGTCCGGAAACACGGACGGCCCCGGCCACACCGGACCAACATACGTTGTTCCATCGGGATTCTTCACAAAGTGATCTCCCGCTGCACCACTGTCATATGGCGCGTAGCCGGCGTTCGGCAGGTGGGCGATATGCAGATCGGTGATCACCACCAGGTGGAACTGCTGACGGGCCAGGTCGCTCACCATCTGGGAGAACTTAGGGAACTTGATCTGGTCCACCGTGAATGGCCGGTTCTTCTCCTGGAAGTCGATGTCCAGGTACAGCGCATCCGCTGGAATGTGGTCGGCGCGCAACTTGTTCGCAACCTCCATCAACCGCGACTCCGGCTCATAGCTGTAACGCGACTGCTGGAAGCCGAGGCTCCACAGCGGCGGCAGCGGCGTCGGCCCGGTTAGCCACGCGTAGCTCTCCACCACGCGCTTCGGCTCCGGTCCGTACAGCAGGTAGTAGTCGATTGGCCCATCGGGAGCGCCGAAAGAGTACGCGTCCGGAAGTTCACGGCCAAAGTCGAAGAAGCTGCGCCAGGTGTTGTCGAACAGAACGCCCATCGCCGCCCCGGACTGAAAACTGATGAAGAACGGAATGCTCTTATAGATGGGGTCGGTCGACTCCTGCCAGCCGAAGCTATCCGTGTTCCACATCACGAAGGCCTGCCCGGCGCGATCCAGCGGCCCCGGCTTATCCCCCAGGCCGAAGAAGTGTTCGTCCGGAGACTTCTTCTTGCGGATGCGGAAGCGGTTCCCGGTCCACGTCACCGGTTCGCTGTCCTGCTGCAGAACATGCCCGGCCTTGTCCGCCACAGTCAGGCGGAGTTGCGCATCCACCGTTACCCGCAAAGCGCCTGTCTCAAAACCGCCGGCTGCCGGAGTCACAGCTACCTGCGCCGTTCGAGCAGTGGGCAGCACCGCCCAGGAAGCATCCTCCGGCTCATGGCCTTCGCGCCACATCCGCACGCGCAGCACATCCTCTCGCAAAGCCATGATGCGCAGCACGGTGCCCCCGGCAGAAAACTCCGCTCCGTTGAGCAGAGGTTTACCCTGCGCGGATTGGGGGAGGGCCGGAAGACAACCGAGCAGAAGTACAGCCAGGGGCAGGACACGTGTGCGCATGGTGCCAAGAAGAAGGAAGTCTCATGCCTCGCCGCAATGCTTCAGCGTGCATCTTTCCTTCAATTCTGGTTCATCCGCTAAACCACGCAGAATCAATAAGTAAACGGAAGCAATGAACGGCTACTTACCATCCAGATCCAGCATGTACAGGTTCCCCGTAGCCATTCTGGCGCGAACCAGCGGCACGTTATCCGGTGTAATTCCTGAAAAGAAGTAGTCGGCAATGTCTCCTGTACGGAAGCTGGTCAGGCTGGCTACCTCCTCCAGTTTCCCTTCGGGAACCGAAACCCGGTAGATGGGCTGGGTGTTTGCCATGAAGGCATGCAGGTAGATCGCCTTGCTGTCCGAAGACCACACCGGATCAGCCACTGAGGTCATCGCCAGCGTCTTCCAGGTGCGGGCGGCAACGTCGTAGAGCACCAGCCGGCGCTGATCCAGACTGATGGCGGCAATATAACGTCCGTCCGGCGACCAGCGGGGACTGAAGTAGCCTTCGGAGTTCGGAATGGGCTGGGTCGCATGGGTCGCCAGGTTCAGAATCTGCAGGTTCCGCGGCGTGCTCTCCATTCCCATCAGGTCGGTCACTCGGCCAAAGACCAGCAGCTTTCCATCGGCCGACCAGGACGGATCAGCGGCGTTCCGGTTCTCCTGCAACAAGGGCGTGGGACTGCCTCCATCTGCCTGAATCGAATAGAGTTGCCATGCCTTTCCGGGTTGCCGGGCCATCAGTGCCAATTGCTGGTTATCCGGCGACCACTGCGCCAGGAAGACCTGCATGGCATCCGGCGTAAGCTGAATCTTCTCCGTGCCGTCCAGCCGGGCACGCCATAAACGCCCCTGCGGATCGGTCCACGCGACCCACTGCCCATCGCGTGAATAGGAGACACGGCTGGCGTGGGTCAGAAAGGTTCGTTCCGGGAGAAACTCCTTCTGGGCATGGTTAAAGCGCTGCAGCTCAGAACGGGAATCCAGTCCGAGGAAGAAGATGCGGTGTCCATTCCGGGCAGCCACGGGAGCCTGAAAGTCCAGCGGACCGTTGGTAATCCGGGTCGGTTCGGAATGACCGTTATACCGCCACAGATCGGTGTTCCCGTCATGCGAAGACTGGAAGATGTAGAACTTTCCGTCCGGTGTCCAGACGCCGCAGCACTCCGCCGCCGGCTTTGACCAGTTGGACAGTAAAGGCTTTGGAATCCGGGAGTTCGCATCAAGCTCCCAGAGTGACTGGGTGTGCGCGATGGGATCCAGAACGGTAAACCGCAATACCTTGCCATCCGGCGACCAGCGCAGCCAGAAGGCGCGGCCTACCGGAAGGTCTGCGAACGGAGTCGATGTCCCATCCTGCAGATGCGTAATGAAGAGCTGCGAGCCGGCAGCATACAAAATACCGGAACCATCCGGCATCCACGTTGCATCGTGAGCCTTGATATTCGCGACGCGCAGAGCCGATCCGCCACCGGTGGGGATAACCCACAACGGCTGCTCCGACTCAGGCGATAAATGGCTCCGCAGCAACAACTTGGATCCATCCGGCGAAAGATCGCCAAGCGACGGCGCAGCCAGTTCGCTGGGGACGGAAAGCGGCGTGGTCTCCCCGGTATTGACGAAGACCTGCGACAGGATGGTGCGACCGTTCTCGATCTGGCCGGTAAAGATACGGACCCCGTCCGTTACGGCCGAAGGAAAGCTCTCCATCGCGGGTGCTCCGGGGGAGATGCGGCCGTCGTGCGTCAGCTGGGTAATGCGGTCTGGCTCGGCAGATCTGGGAGAAAAAACGAAGTAAAACCCGAGTCCTACAGCCGCTAAAACAGCCGTTACGGCCCCCCAAATGAGCAGGTTTTGCGCTCTTTTGGTACGAAAAAGCACCCTTTTGGAAGCATCTTGAGCGGTCAAAGCCGGCGCTTCAACCACCGTAACGGTCGTTGCCGGAGCAACCGCCGGCTTGGTGGCCGTAGGCGCGACGTAGCTTACCGGAGCAATAAACCGGTATCCCCGCCGGGCCAGCGTCTCGACAAACCGGGGGT
Protein-coding regions in this window:
- a CDS encoding SDR family NAD(P)-dependent oxidoreductase, coding for MDEFLLSGRTAVVTGGASGIGLAIAQRFVQAGARVVVLDLNGDAVERVVASLGQGVTGFACDVGDADNVADVFRKIDAFGTTEVLVNSAGIAHIGTLSSTSPEDLDRLYRVNVRGTYLVMQAAVERMRAAGRGVILNMASIAATSGLPDRFAYSMTKGAVLSMTLSVARDFLADNIRCNCISPARVHTPFVDGFLAKNYPGRETEQMAKLAAAQPIGRMGKPEEIALLALYLCSDAASFITGVDYPIDGGFVNLR
- a CDS encoding IclR family transcriptional regulator, whose amino-acid sequence is MTRTPKKTTKVSYATPALEKGLDVLELLAHEPAGLTKSEIARRLDRTVSEIFRMLVCLEERGYISQLRGDQYALTLKLFKLVQEHPPTARLIAEATPVMQRFSQETLQSCHMGVIENGRIVILAQVNAPTNVGFYVKLGTSIDIMEASSGYVILAHLDSIRLETTLAEWKRVTGKALPADLHAHLARIRRTGFEERKSYQIRGILNITFPIFDDRGSAVGALTVPYVEPVATSVSRADVVAAVQRAAKEITAAIGGRFPEQV
- a CDS encoding winged helix-turn-helix domain-containing protein produces the protein MQSPVESPTRVSFGLYEADLQSGELWKAGHRIKIQSQPFKVLSILLERPGEVVSREELQERLWGKDTIVDFDHSLGTAINKIREALSDSADNPRFVETLARRGYRFIAPVSYVAPTATKPAVAPATTVTVVEAPALTAQDASKRVLFRTKRAQNLLIWGAVTAVLAAVGLGFYFVFSPRSAEPDRITQLTHDGRISPGAPAMESFPSAVTDGVRIFTGQIENGRTILSQVFVNTGETTPLSVPSELAAPSLGDLSPDGSKLLLRSHLSPESEQPLWVIPTGGGSALRVANIKAHDATWMPDGSGILYAAGSQLFITHLQDGTSTPFADLPVGRAFWLRWSPDGKVLRFTVLDPIAHTQSLWELDANSRIPKPLLSNWSKPAAECCGVWTPDGKFYIFQSSHDGNTDLWRYNGHSEPTRITNGPLDFQAPVAARNGHRIFFLGLDSRSELQRFNHAQKEFLPERTFLTHASRVSYSRDGQWVAWTDPQGRLWRARLDGTEKIQLTPDAMQVFLAQWSPDNQQLALMARQPGKAWQLYSIQADGGSPTPLLQENRNAADPSWSADGKLLVFGRVTDLMGMESTPRNLQILNLATHATQPIPNSEGYFSPRWSPDGRYIAAISLDQRRLVLYDVAARTWKTLAMTSVADPVWSSDSKAIYLHAFMANTQPIYRVSVPEGKLEEVASLTSFRTGDIADYFFSGITPDNVPLVRARMATGNLYMLDLDGK
- a CDS encoding amidohydrolase family protein, whose product is MRIDAHHHLWHYSTAEYAWISDAMSLLRKDYLLPQLENVMSASHVAAAVTVQARQTLEETRWLLGLAEQTDRIAGVVGWAPIAGEDFAMQMEPLLASRKLVGLRHIVQAEPAGFLDQQAFHRGMQHITACELTYDLLVYAHQLEEAIRFVDRHPRQRFVLDHCGKPNLRDGAFEPWNSQIRELAKRENVCCKISGLVTEADWTNWTADLLRPYVETVLDAFQPKRCMAGSDWPVVLLASTYSGWWTLLGQFASELSGHEQALLFGGSASAFYGLTTLDRSAACR
- the fucP gene encoding L-fucose:H+ symporter permease, which translates into the protein MQITPPAANGGQGKGSIFPPGPKRAFLLVTVLFFLWGMSNNLTDILVQQFRKSFELTPTQAQLVQTSVFMGYFCMAIPAALLMERKGYKGGMLAGLILFGVGTISFWPAALAGRYSLFLCALFFVGCGSAILETASNPYIAQAGTPETAERRLNFSQAFNPLGTITGVLMGTYFIFSGVEPAAQQVAAMKAANTYALYLHTEIMRVVPVYVGLGCLVFLWAYLIWRTPFESDASRSEATEAVRFRDVLSAKYLWFAVIAQFFTVGGQVTTWSALIPYLKQYTILPERTAAHFLTACLVAFAIGRVVSTALMKWVRPLTLVACYAVLSGCAIGLAILHPGRIGAVGLVLSSFCIAPMFPTIFASGVEGLGRATKLGGSMLVMSVVGGAVLPPVLGLVARARGSYAEAYSITAFCYVVVAIYAVVALRRPKTLLTNPE
- a CDS encoding glycoside hydrolase family 31 protein, yielding MRTRVLPLAVLLLGCLPALPQSAQGKPLLNGAEFSAGGTVLRIMALREDVLRVRMWREGHEPEDASWAVLPTARTAQVAVTPAAGGFETGALRVTVDAQLRLTVADKAGHVLQQDSEPVTWTGNRFRIRKKKSPDEHFFGLGDKPGPLDRAGQAFVMWNTDSFGWQESTDPIYKSIPFFISFQSGAAMGVLFDNTWRSFFDFGRELPDAYSFGAPDGPIDYYLLYGPEPKRVVESYAWLTGPTPLPPLWSLGFQQSRYSYEPESRLMEVANKLRADHIPADALYLDIDFQEKNRPFTVDQIKFPKFSQMVSDLARQQFHLVVITDLHIAHLPNAGYAPYDSGAAGDHFVKNPDGTTYVGPVWPGPSVFPDFTQESTRAWWGTLYKDFATQKVAGFWNDMNEPAVFTYPTKTMPDDVQHRIDEPGFARRTATHLEIHNVFGMENSRATYEGLLKLMPDQRPFVLTRASYAGGQRYAATWTGDNSSTWNHMRQTVPQLLNLGLSGFSMSGADVGGFAGSPSPDLLTRWLQLAAFQPIDRDHAAKGTRDHEPWVDGPQHEAIRRRFIEERYKLMPYLYTAAEETSRTGVPIMRPLFLEFPHATVDGHPLDLDAGGGEYMFGPDLLIAPSPSPEEVAPYEVHLPPGVWYDYWTGAKLDRRTAVAARDLEIRDTAAQAKPVMVTPKLEELPVYVHEGAILPLAPLMQSTSETPKGALTLRVYPGDHCAGSLYQDDGSTFAYTRGAYLRMSFTCEQRSDGTVKVHLGKREGSFQPWWKQIRVEVMGGPQGPRMQTVNDNGQETDVDVR
- a CDS encoding L-fucose dehydrogenase; its protein translation is MIAVTGGGAGIGEGITRACLAEGARVVVLSRASENVTRCIAELQAKSLPVELIETQLAEMDQCLAAVEKIQSTYGQLDGLVNNAGVNDGVGLASGSPERFMESLRQNLLHYYALAHYMLPLLKQARGSIVNISSKVALTGQGNTSAYAAAKGAQLALTREWAAELLPFGVRVNAVLPAEVMTPLYGRWLKTLPNPEEELHRIESRIPLGHRMTTIEEIGATTAFLLSPTQSSHTTGQHIVVDGGYTHLDRSLT
- a CDS encoding RbsD/FucU family protein, translated to MLRAGILNPSLNSLLARVRHTNTLVIADRGFPYWPLLETIDLTLVDNIPTVLQVLDALLPNFVIGKAWMAAEAREHNPAHVLQGFETRLGNLVFEPHVELKRRVPHAIGLIRTADTTQYANLVLESA